The DNA segment tgtttgtatgTGCTTATTAATGGGACTTTGTGCTGGTGTGAGAATTCTACCACAGCCTTAGGCCCCCAAAATAGGAATACCATTGTTGATTTTCAAAATAGGAATATCATTGGTATCATATTGTTAGTTGTAAAGATTTAATTCATTGGTATCATATAGTTATGTCAAATGTATCATACATATTAATGTCATGTTTTTATTGTAAATGGAGTTTAGAAACAATGGATGAACATCAACAAAACTGGAAGGAAATGACCCCTCACAATGATGAAGATTGAAAAAGAATCAGAGGAAATGTTTAACCTTGTTCATGTTATTGATCAggttataaattatttcaagaCTATTCTAAAATAAACATGACTTGATATAACACGTTTGCTTATATTACTTTACTTGTTAAATGTAGCCTTACGATGAAGTGAGTAGGTCATTTGTTGTAAGATGGAAGGATGAACTAGAGCCTACTTGACATTTGCTACACTCTAGTGGCAACATGAACTCTTCACATATAACCAAGATTTGGTAAGCCAACTCTACTTGCTGGATGGACAGAACTTAGAGAGTTTTATGGGCTCACTGGAAATCATCAGGTCACCTTGACCCACTATGGACAGAGTGTTCTCCTCCTCACCATCATCAAAAGTAGCTTTGAACCAAAAGCTTACCCTAAATGACACTTCTTGTACCACCAAGTTCCTAACTCAGTCACTTTCGAAGTCCTCCTAACTGAGTACAAAGTGACTTGCAGCAATTTGGTGGTGAGTAATTAAGCACTCCTCTGTATGtcaaattttgaaatcattTGCTTATCTAATATGAATTTCATGTTGATTTTAGAATGTGTCGAGTaccatgtactcatttatgaaagctgcaaaattcacTCATTTTGAAGTTGGAATGGACTGCGGAGTGTAGGATAGTTTATAATCATCATAGGAAGATTACAAAAATTGGAAATGGATGGAGGAGTTTTGCACAATCACATAATTTGCTTCTTGgaattcaaattatatttgagttccCAGATCCAACTTcaaactttgttttattttgggtttgtttgtaattaaagtaCATTACTACTCTAATATGTTATCatcaatttgtaaatttttgtttagaaATGTTTATAACTCTTGgtgcatgatatatatatatatatatatatatatatatatatatatatatatatatatatacttcgtTTATAACTTTTGGTGCATGGCTAATTTTATGTGTTTCTTTTACAACTTTCAATAATAAGTTATGATTTGAATTAATTACAAgttggtaattaaaaaatatgatatttaaaaataaaccataaaacaacatcggtttttagaaaaaccaatgttattaGTAaacaacaacatcagtttttaaacaACCATGACTTAGAGACAAGGCTATGTATCAAGCAATAATTCttgagaaaaaggaagaaaggggCGGTCCAGAGTGACTCTATCAAAGAAGGGAGTGTAAAAAGAAAAGTAGCCTCAGTACCTTGTGATAGCGGCTTGAAGCCCGACTACAACCCAACTGATAAAAGGAGGCCATTTGTTTCTCTCTAAAGACCAAATCTAACTCCTCGTCTTGCTTACACAAGTCAATGTGTCCTGCTTAAAAGAATAATACAGGAGGGGTTCTTAAAGATGATCAAGCAGAAGCAAATAATATTGAAGCTATGGGGGCTGGCTTTGGGGTTGCATGCAAGGAAAAGAAGAAGGCGTTGATGGGATCAATTCTCAACCTAGAATCCAAGGACAAAGAAATGATGGAAATAAAGGGCACTGGAAAAATTGACAGAGTTGGAGAGGGAGATCAATAATCATGTTAACCTACAATGTGAGAGGGCTAGGGTCACGAGTGGAGTGGCCCCATATaagaaacatcattttttaGCATGGGGTTCAAATATCTTGTCTTCAAGAAACAAAGCTTAGTCAAGTCAGTAGGAATCTCTATTGTGCAATATGGGGTGACATGGAAGTGGAATGGCAGGAAACACAAGCTAATGACACTACAGGTGGGCTACTttggctttggaagaaagaagtTTTTATTAAAGATATAAAGGAATGCCATGGATGAactcaaataaagaaaaagagatagcTTGTGAAGAAAATTATTGGAATAGAAAGAATATTTGATCATAGAAAATGGTTCAGAATTATTATTACAAGAGTATCATACAAAGTATCTTTCATTACTTATATACACTCTATAACTACCATAACAGAAAACTAACCACCTCTAACTAACCTCTAACTAATTATAACAGACTTAGTTAGTTAGGTAATTAATAACTAACAAACTTAGTTAGTTATGATGGTTAATATCCCCCTTAAAGCTAGAGAATGTATATCTGACATTCCTAGCTTACACTGAAGAAAATTGAAGGAGCCTAGTGGAAGTGTTTTAGTATATATGTCTGCAAGTTGTTGAGTAGAAGCAATGGGCAGCAACTTGATAAGGCCTAAATGTAATTTCTATCGCACAATTTGATAGTCTATCTCAATATGTTTCGTGCGTTCATGAAAGACAGGATTAGCAGCAATGTGAAGAGCGGAGCGAttgtcacaaaacaaaagagttgATCAAGTGTAAACAATCCCAAAATCATTAAGCAAGTGGGTTAACCATTGTAATTCACATGTAGCACTAGCTAGTGCCCAATGCTCAACCTCAGAAGAACTTCTAGAGACCATGGCTTGCTTTTTGGATTtccaagaaataaacaaattaccAAGATAAACTGAGTAGCCAGTGATAGATCGCCTGGTATCAATGCATCCTGCCCAGTCAGAGTCACTAAATGCTTTGAGCTGCAATATGCTGGAAGCAGAGAAAAATATACCAGAACCTAGTGTTGCTTTCAAGTATCTAAGAATCCTATAGGCTACTTGTTGATGAgctgaagaaggatgagctacAAATTGACTTAAGTGTTGCACTGCATATGTGATATCGAGCCTTGTATAGGTGAGGTAAATAAGGCGACCAATGAGCCTACGATATGATGAAGCTACTATATCATCAAGTGGAATTCCAAATTGTTGGTGTAGTCTTACAGCATAATCAATTGGAGCAGAGACAAGTTTGCTTCCTAACATGTCTGCATCATGCTATATATCAAGAACATATTTTCTTGGACAAATATTGATCCCTTGTTTACTACGAGCCACTTCAAGTCCAAGAAAAAATTTTAAGTCACCAAGgtctttgattttaaaaacttcATGCAGAAGCTTAGTGATGGACTTAATCTCTAGAAGATCATTGCCTGACTAGacaatatcatctacataaacCAGTAAAGCAATAAAAGATTGAAGATGCTGCTTAATAAACAAAGAATGATCAGAAGAGCACTGTTTATAGCCATGTGAAATGAGGAAAGTAGACAATCGAGCATACCACTGTCTACTGGCTTGTTTAAGGCCATGCAAAGATCTTTGCAATCTATAAACTTGATTAGATTTTATTGAGTGCATACCAGGAGGCAAAGTCATGTAAACTTCTTCATTGAGGTCTCCATGCAAAAAGACATTATTCACATCTAATTGCTTTAAATGCCAGTTGTTAACAACAGCTAAAGCAAGTAACAATCTCACAGTAGTTATCTTAGTCATTGGGGAAAAGGATCAGCCTTGTGTTTGACTTTATAAACCCATTTACAT comes from the Glycine soja cultivar W05 chromosome 6, ASM419377v2, whole genome shotgun sequence genome and includes:
- the LOC114415977 gene encoding uncharacterized protein LOC114415977, whose translation is MLGSKLVSAPIDYAVRLHQQFGIPLDDIVASSYRRLIGRLIYLTYTRLDITYAVQHLSQFVAHPSSAHQQVAYRILRYLKATLGSGIFFSASSILQLKAFSDSDWAGCIDTRRSITGYSVYLGNLFISWKSKKQAMVSRSSSEVEHWALASATCELQWLTHLLNDFGIVYT